Within Bradymonas sediminis, the genomic segment CCGACCAACCCCAGGGCCGTGCCGATCGCGCCGATCACCAGGCCCTGGTACACAAAGATCTTCATCACCCCCAGGTTGGTCGAGCCCATCGACTTTAAGATGGCGATATCCTTGCGTTTATCGAGCACGATCATGATCAGCGTCGCCACGATATTGAAGCTGGCGACCAGCACGATAAAGAGGAAGAGAATCGCCAACACCAGCCGCTGCAACTTCAGGCTGGTGAAGAGGTTATGGTTGAGCTGCTTCCAGTCGAGGATGCGAAAGCGGTTCTTCGGCAGGGCCTCATTGATGCCGTCGACGATCGCGCCGACCCCGAAGACATCGTTGACCCGCACGTCGATGCCGGTGACCACGTCGCCCTGGTTGAAGAAGTCCTGCAGCGCGCGCATATCGACCATAACCAGGCGCGAATCATACTCATAAAACCCGCTTGTATAGGTGCCCGCGACGCGGAATTGCTCGGTCGACGGGGCCCGCTCGGTGGCCTCCCAGCGGTCCGGGTCCAGGCTCTCAAGCGGGCTGGTCAGCCGGACCAGGTCGCCGACCTCAACCTTGAGCTTCTCGGCCAGCTTGCTGCCGAGCAAGATATGCGGCGTCTGGCGCTTTCCGTCTTCGGGAAAACGCTCATATTCCAGTAGCTTAAGGACGTCGTCCTCATGGGTATATTTGGGCACATCGCTGACCGCGGCGGTGGTCGCCGGGTCGATGCCCTTGATCAAGACCCCGGCGGTGTTATGCCCGTGGGCCGCGATCATCTCGTGCAGGATAAACGGGCTGCTCGCCGTGACGCCGTCGACCGACTCGATCTTCTCCTGAACGTCGCGATAATCGTTGAAGTCGATGCCGTATTTGATCACCATCACATGGCTATTGACCCCGAGCACACGGTCGCGAAATGCCTCCTGGAAGCCGCCGGTCACCGCGATCACGCTGGTTAGCGCCATCACGCCCAAAAAGACCCCGACGATCGCGATGAGCGTGATCGTCGATAAAAAGCTCTGGCGCCGACTCTGAAGATGACGTCGTGCGATAAATGATTCGTAAGCAGACCTGAGCATTCTCGTATATCCTTCAAGCGGTTCGAAGCGTTTTGCCACGCTGGCTGATCGGCTTGGAATTATCGCACTTAGCAGATGCTGGCAACTGCGCCCGCCTCCTATATAGGATGGGATTGCACACGCCTTGTTGTTTCGCGCCCGCCTCGGTTAGTTTGCCGGCGCCGCCACCGGGCGCGCACGCCTCCTCTTTCTCTTTCTTCGCCCGCATCCCGGGCGAGAACGCAGCGCATAAGACCTTATGAATTTATTGAATGTCCAAAACCTCTCGATGAGTTTCGGCGATCATATCATTTTTGACGACGTCGATTTTGCCATCGACGAAGGCGAAAAAGTCGCGCTGATGGGACCCAATGGCGTCGGCAAGACCACGCTGTTTCGCATCCTCATCGGCAAATACCAGGCCGACGCCGGCACCATCGCGATGCAAAACGACATCCGCATCGGCTACCTCAGCCAGCAGACCGACCTGGCCGACGACGCCACCCCGCGCGATATGGTCGCCCAGGCGGTCAGCGAGGTACGCCGGCTCATCGATGACTACGAGAAGATCTCGGCCTCGATGGCCGACTTCGACCCGAGCACCCAGGCCGATGTGCTCGACGACGCGATTATGGAGCAAGACCGGCTGCGCCGGCGCATCGAGGCATCGGGCGGCTGGGACTGGCAGCGCCGCGTCGACGAGGTCTTGGGGCGCCTGGGGCTGGCCGAATATATCGACACCCCGGTCAAGCAGCTCTCGGGCGGCCAGCGCCGCCGCGTCGCGCTGGCCCACACCCTCATCGAGGTCCCCGACCTGTTGCTGATGGACGAGCCCACCAACCACCTGGACCCCGACGCGGTCGATTGGCTCGAGAGTTGGCTGCGCCAATTCCCCGGCGGCGTCTTGCTGATCACCCACGACCGCTACTTTTTGGAGCAGATCGCCGACCGCATCATCGAAGCCACGCCCCACGGCCTCTATAGCCACCCGGGCACCTACAAAGAATTTATCACCCGCAAGCTCAAGCGCATCGAGGTCGAGCGCACCACCAAAGCACGCCAGGCGAAGTCGCTCGACGACGAGCACGAGTGGCTGCAGCGCGGCGTTAAGGCGCGCGCGCGAACCTCCAAATCCCGGCTCGACGAAGTTGAGCGCGCCTTGAGCGCGCGCCGCGACACCATCGAGCAACATATCGATATCCCGATCGCCAACGGCCCCTCCATGGGCCCGCACCTGCTGTCGGCCCGCGGCCTGTATAAGGGATTTGTCCCCCAGCCTGCCGACCGCGACATCAGCCCCGCCCTGCTGCAACATATGCCCAAGCAAACGCTGATCGAAGACGTCAGCATCTCGGTGGTCCCGGGCGACAAGATCGGCATCGTCGGCCCCAACGGCTGCGGCAAATCGACGCTCTTAAAAATCCTGACCGGCCAGATGCGCTTTGACGCCGGCACCATCGAGGTCGACGAGCAAACCGTCATCGGCTACCTGGACCAATCCGACGCCATGGAAGACGCCGAGATGCAGGTCTACGAGGCCTTCGGCGAGAGCGATTATGTGTGGATTGGGGACACGAAATTCCATAAACGCGACTATTTAGGGCGCTATCTCTTCGACAAACCCCTGCTCAAATCCCAGGTCAAGACGCTCTCTGGCGGCCAGCGCCGCCGGCTGCGCATCGCCCAGGTTATCGCCCAAAACGCCAACCTCCTGGTGCTCGACGAGCCCACCAACGACCTCGATATCGAGTCGCTTCGCGCCCTCGAAGAAGCCCTCACCGAGTATAAGGGCTGCCTGCTCGTGGTCAGCCACGACCGCTATTTCCTCAACACCGTCTGCAATAGCATCTGCGCGTTCGAGGACCGAAAACTCGTGCGCTATTGGGGCAATTACGACACCTACCGCGCCCAGCGCGACACCGTCGCCGGCGTCGACCCCAACGTGCTGCAAAAGCCCAGGGCGTCGAAGAATACCTCCAGCAAGAAGAGCTCAAAGAAGGCGTCGTCGTCGCGCCCAAGCAGCGCGCCCGACGAAGGCCCCAAAAAACTCAGCTGGAAAGAACAGCGCCGCCTGGAGGCGCTCGAAGTTGAGATCGAGGCCTGCGAGGCGGATATCGCGAAGGTCGAGGCCCGGCTGGCCGACCCGCAGCTTTACGCCAAGGACGCCGACAAGGTGGCGCCGCTGAATCGCCAGCACCACGAGCTCAACGCGCGCCTGGAAGAGTTATTTGAGGAGTGGCAGGAGTTGGAGGCGCGCCGGGATGTGAAATAAGGAACCATCACGCTACACACGAGACCCCAGCCAGTTCGCCCGGCTGGTGAACCAGACTGACCGCCAAGACTGACCGCCAAGACTGACCGCCAAACTAGTTGCTCTTGGTTTGGCGGAACGGATGCACGAATTTCGCCAGCGCGTCGGCGCTTCGCGTCGACACCCAGAGGGTGCCCTGGCCGCGAAACTCGCACACATAGCCCTCTCCCCCGCCAAAAAAGCTCTTGAGACCGCCGACCGTGCGGATTTGATAATCGAGCCCGCCGGTGAAGGCGACGATATGGTTATTGTCGACGATATAGCCTTCGGGGCCAACCTGAATGGCGTGAATGCCGCCGTAACTTCCCACAAAGAGCGGGCCGATGCCGTCGGCGCGCAGCATAAAGACGCTGGTGCCGCTAAAGAAGCCCTTGCCGCCCTGCCATTTGGTGTCGAGCTCGACATTCGGGCCGGAGGCCACGAAGTTATCCGAGGACATAAAGACCGGCTCTGAGCCGTCCATATCAAATGATATCATATCCCCTTCGCCCGGCGGGGCGACCCAGAGGGTCTCGCCGGCGGTGGTGGCCGTAAAGGTGTTCTGGAATAGCGACTCACCGCCCAATAGCTTGCGCTTGGCCGCGCCCATCAGGCCGCCGCGCATCCCGGTCTTCATCTGCAGGTCGGTCGACTTGGCCACCATCGCGCTGGCCTCGACCACGAGCTGCTCGCCGATCTGCTCAAATAGAATCTTGGCAATGGCGAAGTTCGGATTCGAAAGAATTTCATACTTCATAGGTGTCTCGCGTTTGGCTGAAATCTTAGACGTCGGGGGGTCGAGGACTACTGCCTCGGCGGAAGTAGACTCGCGATGGCGCGACCGAACCCGATGGGCTGGCGAGTCTGGATCCACACGCGGCCCTGGCCGTTGATGTGAAAGACCTTGCCCTCGCCGGACAAAAACGAGCCGATCCAACCCGTCGCTGCTTTGTGCAGGCTCAGGTCGAGGCCGGAGTCCCAGGCGACCAGGTGGCCGTTGTCGACGACCATCGAGCCGTCGACCTGCATCTCTTCGATGCCCCCA encodes:
- a CDS encoding ABC-F family ATP-binding cassette domain-containing protein, which gives rise to MNLLNVQNLSMSFGDHIIFDDVDFAIDEGEKVALMGPNGVGKTTLFRILIGKYQADAGTIAMQNDIRIGYLSQQTDLADDATPRDMVAQAVSEVRRLIDDYEKISASMADFDPSTQADVLDDAIMEQDRLRRRIEASGGWDWQRRVDEVLGRLGLAEYIDTPVKQLSGGQRRRVALAHTLIEVPDLLLMDEPTNHLDPDAVDWLESWLRQFPGGVLLITHDRYFLEQIADRIIEATPHGLYSHPGTYKEFITRKLKRIEVERTTKARQAKSLDDEHEWLQRGVKARARTSKSRLDEVERALSARRDTIEQHIDIPIANGPSMGPHLLSARGLYKGFVPQPADRDISPALLQHMPKQTLIEDVSISVVPGDKIGIVGPNGCGKSTLLKILTGQMRFDAGTIEVDEQTVIGYLDQSDAMEDAEMQVYEAFGESDYVWIGDTKFHKRDYLGRYLFDKPLLKSQVKTLSGGQRRRLRIAQVIAQNANLLVLDEPTNDLDIESLRALEEALTEYKGCLLVVSHDRYFLNTVCNSICAFEDRKLVRYWGNYDTYRAQRDTVAGVDPNVLQKPRASKNTSSKKSSKKASSSRPSSAPDEGPKKLSWKEQRRLEALEVEIEACEADIAKVEARLADPQLYAKDADKVAPLNRQHHELNARLEELFEEWQELEARRDVK
- a CDS encoding TIGR00266 family protein; its protein translation is MKYEILSNPNFAIAKILFEQIGEQLVVEASAMVAKSTDLQMKTGMRGGLMGAAKRKLLGGESLFQNTFTATTAGETLWVAPPGEGDMISFDMDGSEPVFMSSDNFVASGPNVELDTKWQGGKGFFSGTSVFMLRADGIGPLFVGSYGGIHAIQVGPEGYIVDNNHIVAFTGGLDYQIRTVGGLKSFFGGGEGYVCEFRGQGTLWVSTRSADALAKFVHPFRQTKSN
- a CDS encoding ABC transporter permease, with the protein product MLRSAYESFIARRHLQSRRQSFLSTITLIAIVGVFLGVMALTSVIAVTGGFQEAFRDRVLGVNSHVMVIKYGIDFNDYRDVQEKIESVDGVTASSPFILHEMIAAHGHNTAGVLIKGIDPATTAAVSDVPKYTHEDDVLKLLEYERFPEDGKRQTPHILLGSKLAEKLKVEVGDLVRLTSPLESLDPDRWEATERAPSTEQFRVAGTYTSGFYEYDSRLVMVDMRALQDFFNQGDVVTGIDVRVNDVFGVGAIVDGINEALPKNRFRILDWKQLNHNLFTSLKLQRLVLAILFLFIVLVASFNIVATLIMIVLDKRKDIAILKSMGSTNLGVMKIFVYQGLVIGAIGTALGLVGGMAICLFIKNVDLGLDASIYMIDHLPVEINPLEFLAVGVVAMFVTFLATIGPSWAAARVNPVDGLRYD